The Euwallacea fornicatus isolate EFF26 chromosome 5, ASM4011564v1, whole genome shotgun sequence genome includes the window ACTGCCCGATATTGATTTCCGGCAATCCTTTTATTGTGTCCTGCATGTTTACTGGTGGCGTTGGATCCAACAGGTGGCCATTTTATACGGACATTTCTAGGACAGTTCTCGCTATTTTTGCCACGaagaaatcattattattaatattagaaATTAGGTCAGTCTGGAATCGTTTTTCCATCAAACTTATATCCAAAATTTTCAGGTTGTTTTTCTGGAATATTCGGTTAAACGTTTGGAAGTCAGAAAGTTTGCCAAAACTACGCAGTATTCTCTAATTAAATTGATCAGTTTGTGGCCTTTATTTCAGGTTTTAACAGCCGTTTTACAACAATTCTCAATTTCCACCTAAGTAAATcgcaaattaaagaaacatcGTGGGCATTACCGCAAATAACGAGCTTTTTACGGTTGCCGATTACGATTGACATTTTATAGAGGTCGAACTGTGTGTTCTGCTCTGGTTCATTAGATCAGTTTATTGCCTCCGTTACCTTAAATAGGGTTGTCATGGTACTTAGTTATTCGTTTACGGCGCGTTGTATACTTAAAAGCAGCATAGTAAAAAAATGCGGCGTTTTTAATGGCCAAAGTGTGCGGTTGCATTTACTTAGATTAGTAGATTATCCTATTAAGAGGATCAACTAGGCCAAGCCACGCcactgataaaaaaatacttatttggCGCAAAAAAACTTTCTATCTTCTTTAAATCTTCGACGCGATTCCCAAAAATAAATCAGGAACGTACTGACAAGAATCTCAAGAAAAGTTTTGGTGTTGGTCAGACATGATTTAATGTTGTATATGACTTGAAATTGTCACCCGTAGcatcaaataataatgaaattaggGTGAATTCCTCATGCATGCCCACTTCGCTCTTGCCGCCCTGATGAGGGTCATGCGTTGAAACACTATGTAAACTGTTCCTTGCTTTATTCCCTTTGTTGGTTTCGCGAACGAAATTCGTCTCAATTCGTGCCTCAGCCAGTTTCCATTTAATAATGTTGAAGCAGTGCGAGATAAATAAAGTAATCGTCCTGGCAAGGAGCCCGACCTGAGACATTTAGGCATCCAGACAGTGCGTTGCACTCTGGATAAATGTcatcatttggaaaaaaagtttctctcCGATAGGTTACACTACAGATCGTATACCGTGCAAAGTACTATTTGCTTTCCTGGACCTGAAAGGAGCAGAAGCCGAACATAGCTATACCAACGAAAATCGTGATAAACGTTAACGATCGCTTATTAAATGCGCTATTGACGATTGATCCCTTTGAGGGGCCCGAATATGTCGAACATTGAAAGGAACATGCGTCATTGCACAcctaaaataaccaaaaagcTCTCGTGATAAAGCACGGCACCTCAATCATTTAACGGTGCAAATTGTTTTCATCTGAcggttatttttcatttgatgtCGTAAGTTCTCATATGTTTTGGCCTTATTTTGTGCCTTTAAAAGGGGGATCAACACCGACTGTGGGGCTGGAAAAATGTGCGTGTTGAGTTGGGGACGCTGAAGGCTCGCAATGCTGTAAAAAATCTGTAAACAAATAATGTGCTTACTCCATTTAATCATCGTTTGGCAATGGAAACAATCCAGGCCTGCCAACGTAAACAATAGCTTTTCTGAATTtcagtttattgttttaattccCAGCAATTTGGTAACTCTGACGAGGCCTCGGCAATGACTTTCGCGCCGAAACGTCGGATGATTCACGTAAATCACCTCGAAAATTACGCAATTCCGCTCGATATTTCTTACATTATCATTTCGTGAGTAACCGGTCGTTTACGTAACAACACGTATATGTCGCAAAGGTTATGGGTCGCGCATCAGATGGATCAAAGCCCATTAGAGCATTCGGCTCTACGGCAATTTCACGTGAAAGATGTTCTAGTTTTATAGGGCGACCTCTAAAGGTGACTGACCATTCGTGCCAGATCTGTCGagattttcaattaatcttTCATCCCTCGAAATGGGTTATGCCAATTATTTGCAGCTGAATTTGTTAGGTCAGTCACTTACACACacaaacacacacacatacacaaaCAATACAACAATATTATTTAGGTCAGCAACAGAATACTTAATTTATAATTGATCCATGGAAGATTAATCTTCCTGATGGGTTACTTGTATGGGATACAAGCCCTCTCGCATTATTACGTATTATTAAAGGAAAGTTAATTGAACAGCTGATTGGCTCAACGATTCGCTATAATCTGAACTACGCAGCTGGCGCTATATTGAGCACAttggtaaataattaatagagAAATAGCGGCGGTGACACGATTAAGTTGACGCGTTCGCCCTTCAGCTTCGACATATAGACGTTTCTTGTATGCTTGTGTATGTCGTCATTcatactttaaaaattaagctGACACTTGAGGCTTAGTCGAATGGCGCTGATCCCAATTTTTGGGTGAATGTACCAGAAATTCCACTCCTCTTACACTTTGAATCGATTTCCCTTTCTATTTCCTTATAAAACAACTAgtttttcccaaataaaagTCAGCATTTTTTGAAACGAAGCGTAACTTAAGTTCAGAAtcgggattttttttttggagggagggggggggggtgaaTTGCTAAGATTAGCTCTGCATTCATCAGAATAGTACATTTTAcagcccggattttttttatatttgtaaaatttcaaatatttcacttttcCATTGATTTCCAGACGATCCTTAGCCACGTGGCCTCAAACGGAACCATCGATGTCTTGGAGCTTCTGCTGCAAGTCCCCGGTTTGGATCCCAACAAACCGGATAACGAGGGCAACACACCGTTGCATTTCGCCGCCCAGGCCGGTAGGTATACCCCAATAGCTCTCCACCCCGTATGGCAAAAATTACCTAAAGAACCAATGCAGGGCAAGTGGAATGTCTAAACTTCTTGGCGAGCAGGTGTCGGGGGGTGGAAATCGACGCCCGCAACAACCTGGGCTTTACCCCTTTGATGAAGGCAGCTCTTCAGGGGCGGAACAAGTGCGCAAAGTTGCTGCTCTTCGCCGGTAAGATCATTCGTTTGGTGTCAATCCATCTCTTGAATCCATCAGAACAATAAACATTCGCGAACCAAAAAGGTCGATAAAAATATTCCGCGAGTTAAACGCTTTTTTTCGAGGTATAAACAGTTTTAAACGTTTGCTCTCTCCCGAAATTCATGAAGTAAAAATAGCTCAACACTAGTTATTATATGAACGATACCGTTGaaattttgatggaaaaaacacttcaaaatttaactttaaatgtGTAACTATCTTTAAGATAATGTTTGTTCGTTTTAATAATGGGGGAATTAGGTTTTTAGATTGAATTTGCACTAGAATGTTTTAAACCCAAATTCACCTGCCGGTTGCAGCGGCTTATTCATCGCCATCACAAAGCTTTTGTAGTGCTATTTCTAAGCCTGGAGACACGTCGGTGGATTCGACACCTTTAGAAGCAACGTAAACCAGGTCGGAAGGCGTAACAACAATATACAGTCGGAAAAGCTCGAAATAACTTCAATCGGAGAGGCACCAGGCAAACAATTTTCCCTCTCGTCCAGGGCAACACCAAAACTATCAAAGAAACTGCGATCTTACGTGGAAGTACCCCTGTATATTACAGCATCAGTTTATTCTCAGGTAGAACGGGGTATGAGGCGATAAAGTTGGCTTACCTGTAAGCTAGAGCGTAAAAGAGCTTTATGTGCCGTCAAAAAATGGTTCGTAACCGGGATCTTTAAAGGCTTCACGTACCGGGGAAATGGAGAAATAAGGGTGGCATGGATCTAAGAGGAATGGATAAGGCACAAAGCAGCCGTTAGTTGCCGATAGACGGCAAAATTTGATgcataatatttcaaattcccTCGTATTTGTCATAGAGACATCGTTAAAGATACGTAAATGTATTGCTAATTGCCTAATGTGAAATCATACGAGGTGAGAttcaataagaaattaattaaggatttttttgtagaaaacagCACGCTTCTGATTTTTTGATTATCACAGTTACTGTGAACTTCATAGAAATGACAAAGGtacttttaaaaatccttttaGCCGCCGATGGCCATGTCAAGTTAATATTCGTAAATAAGAGCACTCTTCGATCATCGACATTGATAAATTCCCTCAGTGACAGCGGTGCGAAATTGAaaggaacaaaaattattcgCGGGAGCAAacaaaagatatattttttacaaatcgcGATGAGACGGGttttttcccttatttttagatgttcgtttgagaaaatttaaactacGGCGCGACGAAACTTCTTGAAAGAAAGCagttttaaaaggtttttggaACTATCTAGCGTGCTTTAAAACCGCAAATGCTATCGGGACCTGAatgaattttcttgaaataacGAAGTTGTCTTAAGTTTCGTCACTtgattttccgaaatttaaaatatacgaAGAAAACATTTTAGCAGATTTTACGagggagcttcaagtttttcaACACCTTTCTAGGAGCAAATCCAACTTTACGAGACAACGGGCGCGGCTTCAGGGCGGATCAATGGGCGCGTTTCTGCGGCCGTTACGTCTGCGCAGACGTGATCGAAAAGCACGCCCGTCAAAGGCTCCTGGAACGGTCCACGTCGTATGGGAATTGGGGCATGGAGAACGATACGAGCCGGGTGGTAATGGGCGGTAAGGTACTGCCCATACCGCCTATAAGTTCGCCGCCTTCCAATGGGCTAAAGTCtaagttgaaaaaggtttttcgcACGTCTTCCGGACCATCGTCGGACACGTTTTCCAGTGCTCGATTGGTCACCCAACTCACGTCGGCTGCCTTATGCGCCAGCAGTCCGGTGCTTCCCGGTACAGGGTCGGTACCGCCCATGGTAAAATCACTCCTCCGGCCCCTCACCGTTCCTCGATTACAAATCACCTTGGTCAATAACAATGGCGATCATCCCAATAACAATTTGCAGCATTGCGAAGGCGATAACGACAAGGAGGGGGGAGCGGGCAGGCCTATTAGaggcaaaaagaaaaaatagaaagacagaaaaaaagaatgaatgatttaaaaaaaaatcgaagtgAGACTACTGAGGTTGTTTGTCGATGATTGTTTCAAGTTTTCTATTTTGTAATGAAACACcaattttatatatgtattaGTAGATGAGGAATTTTTCCTAGAAGGTTGCATTTAAACCTGTGTTAAAGTAAACTTTGAGCACCCTTCGTAATCGAAGTTGGAGGCGTGACGTCGATCGGATTGGGCTGGACCGCTCAGTGGCAAATTTACGAGAGCGGCGTGATAGTTGCCTAATAAACCTGTTCTTGGCTTTATGCATATTAACGGACCAAAccaaagaaacaattttttaatcaatattctataataattattatattgctATATCGTACTAAGgatattttatcaataataatttccttaaaatatgcaaaaaatatttataaaaaagaaaaaacttgttgAGTTGGGGTTTTCTTACCATTATCCCTATACCCCACCCCACCCCTCCCATCATAAACAACACGTCAAAAATAAACACAGAAAGTAGTAAAACTATATTCATAAATACAAATGAGagcaaataatacaaattgcACTATATCCGTAGTTATCAATCAAAACTCGTCTTGAATGCTCTTCTTATTTCTCCTACCCCTCTTGTTCTTGATATTAGACAAGATTTCATAGGCCTGCTGTATTTCCATAAACTTCTCCTGCGCCTCCCTTTGCTTTTCTGGAATCTTCACCTTATCTGGATGGTTCTCCCTGCTCAAAGCCCTCCACCTAGCCGTGATTTCCTGCTGACTGGCAGTGGGGCTAACGCCTAAGACTTTATAAGCGTTTTGCTCCCCTTGCGGATCCGACAGATCAATGACTTGCTTCCAAATCTCGTACCACCCGTGGTGTTGTGCGTATAGGTAAATGTCATACAACGACTGCTTGAAATCAATCCACCAGGAGCTGGTGAAGAAGTGGTGAATTGCTTCATGTACGGGTATTTCTTCCCCGTTGGAGTCAGTGATTTTGCCGTTAAAGTAAATGTACGAACTCCACAGACTAATGTAAAGGAAGACGCAGCAGGCCACCACTATTGCTCTCTTCCAGAGAGGCCTAGAATTGTTTTGAATTATAATAAAGCCCTCATGAATTTATATGAGGCTCACGATTTTTTCTTAGGAGATCGCCTCCATTCCTTGGAGAAAGTGTCGAAAGTTATTGCTGCAGAAAACATTACCAGACTCAACCAAATGCTATCATCATAGATGTACCACCTGGATATGTAAGTGATGTAAGAAACCGCGATGGTCAACCAAGGCTTGCCCTGCTCTTTACCTATATTACCTACCACCCACACTCCTAAACAAAAGCGATATATACACAACTAAATCATCTAATATTTCCAATCAGACCTAAAGCCACAGCAAGGGGTATTAACCAGTGGAAGTAAGTATTCCAATTAACTCCCCAAACTTCATCTTGGGGGATGGCTAATAGAACCAACTGACCCCACAAATAGCCTACCATAACGGCAGAAATGAAGCGGCTCGAGGAAAAAGGCGGctaaaacaaattcaaatgatctaaatgatcaaattataataaaaaggaATAAACACCTTTTTGTTGCGCCTAATTTTCTCCACCATTTCGTGCAGATAACGGGGATCGTTGTTGTATTCCCTTACGTAACGAGGGATTTTGGTAACGTCTGCAAGCCATCCTAGGCCGTAGCCCCCCAGAGTACTCCAAGTTAAGAAGGCGTGAGCGTCTCTGTCCAGGTAGAATAAATGCAAACCTGAAGGAATTTGTAGCAATTTGGTCgaaagtgatttttaaaatggcggAAGTTTTAGTTATGGAACTTCATTAGGTCGTATCGGACTTGTTTTAATAACACATAACAGTCACGTGTCACTTTTTGTtactttgaacattttatgtatttgatccgagtttttttatgatttttttatgttttttttgtgacAAATAGTGGTGCTAATGTGAGTTTCGAACTTATGGGGATGTTATATTTtgcttaaatttttgtttagaaaaGGTGGGGCCATTATGGGAGGAAAGCTGAAATTGCATTATATGAGGCCACTTGAGCTTGCCGTGTGATATTAATGGCGCTTTTTCAGTAAATTAGAGCTGCTTCAGTTAAGTCAGGGTCTAATTGCTCCCAGAGCTCTTAAAGTGTTaatatataaacatatatatttttcatttaacagtaattatttttttaataaatgttagCTCACCAAAGACTCCTCCGAAAAACCAGAGTATGTAGGCCAAAATGAGACTCTTCTTTGAGGCCGCATCTGTAACCGTCGATTGTTGGCCCAAGGGGATTTgagaaactatttttttctctccaCTTTTGGGCGCTCGTTGCTTAATGTTTTGCTCTATatgaagaatttaaaaattaacccatagccataattttaaataactcgttttatGGTGTTATCATGCTTGGTCCCATGCAGTTGCACTTACCTGGCCTGCATTTATTAGTACCATATTCGAGAGGATTAGGGGCGACGTCAGCATTTTGAGTACAAGATTGAATGCCGAACAAATTACCGATCGCGCAGAAGAAATTTTTTGTCATCGATGATGAGTTgcgtaaatgttcaaatttcgtaccTTTAGCGCCATTCTGGCGATTTCTCACCCGATTTGTATCCATCATCGAAAcgtttttcttcactttggttgcactgcaaaatttcactcACATACATTGCATTTTTTCGACGAACACATGTAAAACAATAGACCCTCGCTACATATTATTTCAAGATAAAACGAGcgataacaaaattattccgCATAAACTTAAGCAGGTAATTTCGCGTTGTGTGTTACGCGGAAACCACCACGCTAATTACAAAGAGGACAAACTGGTCTTCTAACATTTTTGAGGTAATTCCGGGACGGTTTACGTGGAGTGGAAATTCGGACGGTACTGCCAAGGTTTCGAGGTCAAAACCCTGGCCGAAGAAATGGTAAAGTGGGCCACGATGGTTCGTTTACAGTTAGGTGGGTTTGGCTTGTTGGTGGACGGCGACGTCTTACGCCGGGATGGTACTAACTGCACTAGTTTTTTGCTGAggtttacgatttttttataaagaagGAAAACTTCAGTTTTACATCAAACTTTCATAGTTTCATATTAGTCTCTTTCGTTCTTTTATCTTAGTAAGTTTGAATATCGTATAATGTGGCCACATCCTGGCGTTGGTGCATGCGGACCTACGCAGAGAAAGTGCCCATGGCAGCCGTAAAATTCGTACTAATGCTAATTATATCGTTAAATCAGTATGTTACCTCTATAGGGCCAAACAATAATCTGTTATTTATTggagtttaatgtttttaaataggacTTAATCGAAACCCCTCAATAACGGTATATCTGGTTGCCAACTTGTTCTAATCAAGGACAATGAAGTTTCAACATTCGGGCCTTCTCGTCCATGTTCGTTGAATGAGGCGATAATAGAAATTCAAAACGCTTGCCGCCTGCAATCGCGAAAATCGTTTGTTCGTagaaatgaaatccaaaggcgttaaaattaaatctttatttaacaaattcttacTTTTACACCCAcatattgaaatattacaaataagCAGTTTGGGGTAATAGTCATCAGTGAAAAGCTTAATCCTTTCACGTTATTCACATTTAGACAAAAATCGAAActaaaacgcaacaacatttAGCGTGTGAAAATTGGCATACAAATATGTAAATAGTTCGAAACAAAGCGCTCGTTTCTCCCTTAAATATATTGCTTCAAGTAAGATAGAGTTTTTgttaatgtaataataataataactagtCTAACCTATAACACAGTGGTTCAATGATATAGCTGAAGACACATGTTTATGCAGAGCGTTCCGCACTCGATGATGCATTAGACGTTTTTCGATAaccattaaagaaaaagagaatGTGAAACTGCTTGTAGAATTCTGAGGAACATcgtaaagtgaaaaatatataggatgtctcatttgaatatttggtGCTTCTTCCCGGTGGTTCTCTTaaacaaatcatcattaacAGTTCTGGAAAATGTGTAACATTCCATCGCATGTGGGACTCTGTATGCACGAAAAAGCTCTCTTAGTTGGGCAGtcaaaacgaattaaaaactTACGCCCTGCTGGAAGTGTAATGAAGCTGAGAGAAATTCTTCGAAAGCTTCACAACCTTGCTATGATCACTTTAAGGGGAGAGTAAATTCGTTTTCagttataaaaatgaaataaataagtctagataataattattatgagtGAGCATATTCTTTTTGTGGTAAACTAGGGCTGGCACTCACAGGGTTTTCACCCCGAAGATAACggaagaaaaataacaaaactaagCACACATTTAATTGTTACAGCAGGACTTTGTCGAGCTGGAAGTTTGTTTTCGATCCACCATCACTCGATCCATGTTATCGCCCGGTTCACGGCCCGCAGTTTTGTCTAGAATGGCCTCTGCTAAGTCTCTAAATGCCCTGTCTATGTTCATGTTTGACTTGGCCGACGTCTCCATGAACCTTATACTGTGTTCCTTGGCAAtctaaatgtgaaaatttcagttaaaaatattatcagaGCAGAGGTCTTTAAGAAAGATTACCAATTCCCCCCGTTCTTTGCTCACAGTCCTCTTGTCCTCCACATCACATTTGTTGCCTAGGATCATTTTTTCTACATCCTCATTGGCATGCTAAAAGCGGTATTTTATCATGAAACAAacactttaaaattaattactaatcaatacttttttaacagtatttttattttcaagttacCGCTCTTAGGCAATTCAAATCACTCTATGAGAGAATCACAATTGAAGATGCTTGCCTGACTTCACAGTACCCAACTATGATTCTCTCTTGAACCCCAATCAAAACTGATTGCTGCAGGTTCTAAGTGTAATTTCTTTAGTCAGATCATTTACAAAGTGTTCACAGATTGAGTTACGAGCTGTAAGCCAAAAATACTGTAAGACGAATTCCAACTTTACCTCATCTATGTTTCTTAGCCATTTTACTATGTTCTCAAAGCTCTTTTCATTTGTTATGTCATAAACCAACATTATGCCCATTGCACCTCTGTAATAAGAGGTTGTGATTGTGTGAAATCTCTCCTGCCCCGCTGTGTCCCATATTTGCAGCTTGATCTTCTTGCCTCTAAGTTCTatggttttaattttgaagtCTATACCTGAAATCCATTAGAAAAGGATCTTTTAGCCATCCTTTCGGGTGGATGATTCATGCCTCTTCAGACATTTGAAAGGAGGGTGTTAGGCAAGAATTGAGTCGAGTTTATGATTTTTACCACAGCAATAGGGATTGGACTTTGAGTGTGGTTACTCATTGATACGAAAACTCATTGTATAGAcagtaaataattaatggTAGTGCCTATCTTAGGGACTTACCTATAGTGGATATAAAAGTGGTCGTGAAAGCGTCATCACTGaatctaaataaaatgcaaGTTTTTCCTACGCCGGAGTCGCCGATCAGTAgcaatttaaacaataaatcgTAGGTTTTCTTAGccattttttaacttcaaaaagttaataataaattagtatttttgtCTGTTTGACTTTGACACCTAAAAATAACGTCAACCTTACGCCTTGGCAACATTGCCGGTGCCATTGTTTCAAAACAAAGTCAAATGTtctatataaaattcaataatttaataatacgtttttgaatttcgtattaacaataaatcagAAGAAATGccagaaaaatcttttttttttagtttttaagatGATTGAGTGgtttaaaaaccaatttaaatgtcggtaaaatttaaacgaaaccTGAGCGATTGTGGGGAAATAGCTGATCTGGCAACTCAAGCAATTGCAGAGAAGCAAGATGTTGCAATGTTGCCAAGTCATGTTATGGCGAGAGGCAAGATCGTTATTTGTATTTGTTACATGAcaatttgtatattatttttttagtcctaaattaaatttcgcaatattttttaattgtaaagatcttgttgttaaaaaatctttagtctgtccatttttatttgacaCACCAAGGCTGCAGACTTAACAATAATGTTTCATTCAGTATCTAACaaaattatgtgttttttcGTTCCTCCAACATTCGCTTTTTTAATGCCCAGcgtgaattaaatatttaaaaaaatatatattttttaactgaatAGAAAAGAACAAGTTAGCACCATTGCATCGGATAATTTTTGGAGATGATTTCCCgattaatgtttatttgccCCGCATGCTCTTTCACAGATGGCGCTACAAgaaactttcttatttttaatttgtttaaaaaagtgCCTCTCAATTAAAACTCTTATTGAAGTACTATTTAAgttaagaacatttttatgtaactTTGGGAAGAGCGTCTAAAATTGATAACGTTGcgtagaaaacaatttttgaggtTAACTTTCTGATTAGTGGAAGCTGGTTATGTTTACTTTCCGGCAGAGGACGCTATACGA containing:
- the LOC136339145 gene encoding ankyrin repeat family A protein 2-like isoform X1 gives rise to the protein MITIRSENCTVRSGIKEVIFVTSGVGPVSKSTRISELPSLRYGPVGPKTNITGPLVLRRDGIKGRKSEQLIRLPRKVRFALPAPEGVRGVEDSENAASLENSEGILLFDVNTQKAFSQRPGAKQSETEKASLGAASVDKFSLPRRFDKFRKERLQDRRRDFEERVEVPVSVSPGIRHRVHPTGRYIRGTLSPTSNQAPHESPLSPGGQVLLRAARDGDDNALREQLRRALTMGLTENDLNATDSSGRTILSHVASNGTIDVLELLLQVPGLDPNKPDNEGNTPLHFAAQAGQVECLNFLASRCRGVEIDARNNLGFTPLMKAALQGRNKCAKLLLFAGANPTLRDNGRGFRADQWARFCGRYVCADVIEKHARQRLLERSTSYGNWGMENDTSRVVMGGKVLPIPPISSPPSNGLKSKLKKVFRTSSGPSSDTFSSARLVTQLTSAALCASSPVLPGTGSVPPMVKSLLRPLTVPRLQITLVNNNGDHPNNNLQHCEGDNDKEGGAGRPIRGKKKK
- the wus gene encoding dnaJ homolog subfamily C member 22, which translates into the protein MMDTNRVRNRQNGAKGTKFEHLRNSSSMTKNFFCAIGNLFGIQSCTQNADVAPNPLEYGTNKCRPEQNIKQRAPKSGEKKIVSQIPLGQQSTVTDAASKKSLILAYILWFFGGVFGLHLFYLDRDAHAFLTWSTLGGYGLGWLADVTKIPRYVREYNNDPRYLHEMVEKIRRNKKPPFSSSRFISAVMVGYLWGQLVLLAIPQDEVWGVNWNTYFHWLIPLAVALGVWVVGNIGKEQGKPWLTIAVSYITYISRWYIYDDSIWLSLVMFSAAITFDTFSKEWRRSPKKKSPLWKRAIVVACCVFLYISLWSSYIYFNGKITDSNGEEIPVHEAIHHFFTSSWWIDFKQSLYDIYLYAQHHGWYEIWKQVIDLSDPQGEQNAYKVLGVSPTASQQEITARWRALSRENHPDKVKIPEKQREAQEKFMEIQQAYEILSNIKNKRGRRNKKSIQDEF
- the Rab10 gene encoding ras-related protein Rab-10 encodes the protein MAKKTYDLLFKLLLIGDSGVGKTCILFRFSDDAFTTTFISTIGIDFKIKTIELRGKKIKLQIWDTAGQERFHTITTSYYRGAMGIMLVYDITNEKSFENIVKWLRNIDEHANEDVEKMILGNKCDVEDKRTVSKERGELIAKEHSIRFMETSAKSNMNIDRAFRDLAEAILDKTAGREPGDNMDRVMVDRKQTSSSTKSCCNN